From the genome of Vigna angularis cultivar LongXiaoDou No.4 chromosome 11, ASM1680809v1, whole genome shotgun sequence, one region includes:
- the LOC108334311 gene encoding cytochrome P450 78A5-like, with the protein MNNPNTDSFSLLGVLHSPHFSELLRDFATRELNAFLWLSLVVVTTLLLRRLFSLFGIWRRARTIPGPPSSSFFGGCKLFSRPNFTFTDVLSECHKKYGPIVKLWLGPTQLLVSVRDPILIQDMLIKAEDKLPYTGKLFHLAFGQSSLFAPSFEKVQKRRELLATELNERLLKNGDMIPVKVADFITDKIENIKKKGGIDSRLVSQHIAFTIMGVTFFGDGFLASPKAAMYEELFMTIAKDACFWASYNVTPFWRRGFWKYQCLCTKLKCLTQDILQHCRKGCKLSSHTKHDVHNESSNKEMKSADGAQCCSDDEFQDYYFFRDLKDHQDGKEESCGNVMRMIFHGCQTTSVLITDVLTRLVMHGEIQDKVYSEIRMVGRNPSKYEHEDVYRMPLLLATIYESARLLPTGSMLQRCSLKHDLSFASGVTIPAGAVLVVPVELVQKDEFNWGSDASHFNPYRFLSTVTNRSGSAEDLSSRGFSSFVLNDPNENAAFLPFGSGARACIGQKFIIQLVASVLASLLNKYEIRLSIDSNDDSNTTLKNNLLQRHPSSRILFVRRDQ; encoded by the exons ATGAACAACCCCAACACCGACAGCTTCTCTCTGTTGGGTGTTCTTCATTCCCCCCACTTCTCTGAACTTCTCAGGGATTTCGCCACGCGAGAACTCAACGCGTTTTTATGGCTATCTCTTGTTGTTGTCACCACCCTTTTGCTCAGAAGACTCTTTAGCCTATTTGGGATATGGCGCAGGGCTAGAACCATTCCTGGGCCTccctcttcctctttttttgGAGGCTGCAAGCTCTTTTCCCGGCCAAATTTCACCTTCACTG ACGTGTTGTCAGAATGCCATAAAAAGTATGGACCTATTGTTAAACTGTGGTTAGGTCCTACTCAGCTTTTGGTGTCAGTAAGGGATCCAATCTTAATCCAAGACATGCTTATAAAAGCCGAGGATAAGTTGCCTTACACGGGAAAACTGTTTCATCTGGCCTTTGGACAATCAAGCCTCTTTGCCCCTTCATTTGAAAAG gTGCAAAAGAGAAGGGAATTATTGGCAACAGAGTTAAACGAAAGATTGCTGAAGAATGGTGATATGATTCCTGTGAAAGTTGCAGACTTTATCAcagataaaatagaaaacataaaaaagaaaggagGTATTGATTCCAGGTTGGTTTCTCAACATATCGCTTTCACTATAATGGGTGTCACATTCTTTGGAGATGGCTTCTTGGCCTCGCCGAAGGCTGCAATGTACGAGGAACTGTTCATGACCATAGCTAAAGATGCTTGCTTTTGGGCCTCCTATAATGTTACTCCTTTCTGGAGACGTGGATTTTGGAAGTACCAATGCTTATGTACAAAGTTGAAATGCTTAACTCAAGACATCCTTCAACATTGCAGAAAAGGCTGTAAACTATCTAGCCATACTAAGCATGATGTACATAATGAAAGTTCCAATAAAGAAATGAAGTCAGCAGATGGTGCACAATGCTGTTCTGATGATGAGTTCCAAGATTACTATTTCTTTCGAGATCTTAAGGATCATCAAGATGGTAAAGAAGAATCTTGTGGGAATGTAATGCGCATGATATTTCACGGATGTCAAACTACCTCTGTTCTAATCACGGATGTATTGACTAGGCTTGTCATGCATGGGGAAATACAGGATAAG GTTTATTCAGAGATTAGAATGGTAGGAAGAAACCCATCGAAATATGAGCATGAAGATGTTTACAGGATGCCGTTGTTATTGGCTACAATTTATGAATCTGCACGTCTTCTTCCCACTGGTTCAATGCTGCAGAGATGTTCTTTGAAACATG ACTTGAGCTTTGCATCTGGTGTAACCATTCCTGCTGGAGCTGTATTGGTTGTACCAGTTGAATTGGTACAGAAGGATGAATTCAATTGGGGGAGTGATGCAAGTCATTTCAATCCTTACCGATTTCTCTCAACTGTTACAAATAGATCAG GTTCTGCTGAAGACCTTTCTAGTAGAGGATTCAGTTCATTTGTACTAAATGATCCAAACGAAAATGCAGCATTCTTGCCTTTTGGATCAGGTGCACGGGCTTGCATCGGACAGAAATTTATCATCCAACTTGTTGCCTCAGTGTTGGCATCATTGCTAAATAAATATGAG ATACGGCTTAGCATAGACTCAAATGATGACTCAAACACAACCTTGAAGAATAATCTTCTGCAGCGTCATCCCAGTTCACGGATATTATTCGTGAGAAGGGACCAGTGA
- the LOC108332695 gene encoding uncharacterized protein LOC108332695, protein MDSGRCGCILSSTYGLPCACVLARYQPGIIPLGEIHVMWTRLSISGIVSNESLPEFSIDREVQLVQERFNKVDIGEKVNIKQKMIEIACPELTSMVAPTHKVKTKGAQKSKDARHERSTKRDPSYFEHVDTLHSMTESSSRKTKVKSKAKEETRRTIPMLNQFHPICHPFIVDIVDVVADGHCGYRCIAAMLGLGEEWRDEYAQLVGSYDRLEELRQSLIVHDRSQVNAKKWMTIPDIGYAIANRYNVIFVCLSYVQSFAIFPLRTSPPTDVTQHRMLSIGFVNGCHFVQVQLQQDCPLPMMDIISSNYCYPQARTWSTFYTHRMQSFVNLMTVNTTYVDLTED, encoded by the exons ATGGACAGTGGTCGTTGTGGATGCATTTTGAGCTCAACATACGGCCTACCATGTGCTTGTGTATTAGCACGATATCAACCTGGAATAATTCCACTTGGTGAAATTCATGTTATGTGGACCCGTTTAAGCATTTCAGGTATTGTTTCTAATGAATCGCTTCCAGAGTTTAGCATTGACCGTGAAGTTCAATTGGTACAAGAAAGATTCAACAAGGTTGACATCGGTGAAAAGGTCAACATAAAGCAGAAGATGATCGAAATTGCTTGCCCAGAGTTGACATCTATGGTTGCTCCTACGCATAAAGTGAAAACAAAGGGTGCACAGAAGTCTAAAGATGCACGACATGAGAGGTCTACGAAACGTGACCCATCATATTTTGAGCACGTCGACACTTTACATTCGATGACAGAGTCTTCATCACGAAAAACCAAAGTGAAATCGAAGGCCAAAGAAGAAACGCGAAGGACAATACCAATGTTAAATCAATTTCATCCGATTTGTCATCCATTCATTGTAGATATTGTTGATGTTGTTGCTGATGGTCATTGTGGTTATCGATGTATTGCTGCTATGTTGGGCCTAGGTGAAGAG TGGCGTGATGAATATGCACAATTAGTAGGAAGCTACGATCGATTGGAAGAACTACGACAATCATTGATTGTTCATGATCGATCACAG GTTAATGCTAAGAAGTGGATGACCATTCCTGACATTGGTTATGCAATTGCAAATCGATACAATGTCATCTTCGTATGTTTGTCATATGTTCAGAGTTTTGCCATATTTCCACTACGAACTTCACCGCCTACAGATGTCACACAACATCGGATGTTAAGCATTGGATTTGTTAATGGATGTCATTTCGTACAG gTTCAATTACAACAGGATTGTCCCTTACCCATGATGGACATAATTTCGTCAAACTATTGTTACCCACAAGCGCGAACATGGTCTACATTTTATACACACAGGATGCAATCATTTGTGAATTTAATGACAGTTAATACGACTTATGTAGATCTTACAGAAGACTGa
- the LOC128194657 gene encoding protein MAIN-LIKE 1-like, whose protein sequence is MVKTRGGYHGEASSSHSEPSDERRRPTASARKRRVEEYRVDVIHEHDNEEQEELLQHGHSQDDYVEEEDIQQQHDCNQQEHEGEGEDEDEDEAEDDGFPGGPHDTSLLTHYTQHVAFAIWQGRDRRGIKVVTHGKKLKHFGMYHEAIDPYISMSGLGCLVNLSYEYADHGLIVALSERWHIETNTFHLPIGEMTVTLDDIMNLLHLPIMGQFCEVEELEYDEARSHIMELLGVDHDKASAEMKQSRGPKVRLSWLREVYQECIQQERWECAARAYLLHLLGCTIFTNKSATLIKVSYLLLLRDLNACSRYAWGVAALAHTYEQLGDASFYEIRQIAGYSTLLQSWIYEHFPTMGRRQVSERYTELDPRASRYIPPRVGWSLTEGQTFLDALTYDVVIWNPYLLHRRDIIHRHLPERVLRQFGFQQNIPRSPDSVPMPDIPTIDLNWLRYAEHTITSVILAGQPHACVDGYITWFRRVLHPYITPSNDDERPSLAPRMRRDIPDERLVPPVRRRRSAEQGLLGGMRRVIRMLQGMLTCRDVTEGTVAYQRTTETLEVARRSVEEYESSTRRGGRHVRGRASFS, encoded by the exons ATGGTTAAAACTAGAGGTGGATATCATGGTGAGGCTTCATCCTCTCATAGTGAGCCATCAGATGAAAGAAGACGACCTACGGCATCTGCTCGTAAAAGACGAGTAGAAGAATATCGCGTGGACGTTATTCATGAGCATGATAATGAGGAGCAGGAAGAGTTATTACAGCATGGACATAGTCAGGATGATTACGTTGAAGAGGAGGATATTCAGCAGCAGCATGACTGTAATCAACAAGAACATGAAGGTGaaggtgaagatgaagatgaagacgaAGCTGAAGATGATGGATTCCCAGGAGGTCCACATGACACCTCCTTACTTACTCACTATACCCAGCATGTTGCATTTGCCATATGGCAAGGCCGG GATCGAAGGGGGATAAAGGTTGTCACCCATGGCAAAAAATTGAAGCATTTTGGAATGTATCATGAGGCCATTGATCCTTATATCTCCATGTCGGGGTTGGGTTGTTTAGTAAACCTCTCATACGAGTATGCCGATCATGGATTGATCGTTGCCCTTTCGGAGAGGTGGCACATAGAGACTAATACTTTCCACCTACCGATAGGTGAGATGACCGTCACATTAGATGACATTATGAATTTGCTCCACCTACCCATCATGGGAcaattttgtgaggttgaggaGTTAGAGTATGATGAGGCTCGATCTCATATCATGGAGCTGCTTGGTGTGGACCACGATAAAGCTTCAGCTGAGATGAAACAGTCACGTGGTCCAAAAGTTAGGCTCAGCTGGCTACGCGAGGTCTACCAGGAGTGCATCCAGCAGGAGCGTTGGGAGTGTGCTGCTCGGGCGTACTTGTTGCATCTGCTTGGATGCACAATTTTTACGAATAAGAGTGCGACTCTAATTAAGGTATCATATCTCCTTCTCTTGCGAGACTTGAATGCTTGTTCGAGATATGCTTGGGGAGTAGCAGCACTTGCACATACATATGAGCAGCTAGGAGATGCTAGCTTCTATGAGATCAGACAAATAGCTGGATATTCCACTCTTCTACAG AGTTGGATATATGAGCACTTTCCTACAATGGGAAGGAGGCAAGTGTCTGAGAGGTACACAGAACTTGATCCACGTGCTTCACGATACATACCCCCGAGGGTGGGTTGGAGTTTGACAGAGGGCCAAACATTTCTGGATGCCCTCACTTATGATGTAGTTATCTGGAATCCATACCTTTTGCACAGAC GCGACATCATTCATCGACATCTACCTGAACGCGTGTTGCGTCAATTTGGTTTTCAACAGAACATACCACGGTCACCTGATAGTGTTCCGATGCCAGACATTCCTACGATTGATCTTAATTGGTTGCGGTATGCAGAGCATACCATTACTAGTGTCATTTTAGCTGGTCAGCCACATGCGTGTGTTGATGGATACATAACGTGGTTTAGGCGGGTGTTGCACCCGTACATCACTCCAAGCAACGACGATGAACGACCTAGTCTTGCACCGCGCATGAGGCGAGACATTCCAGATGAGAGGTTGGTGCCTCCAGTTCGTCGTAGACGGTCGGCTGAGCAAGGATTGTTG GGGGGTATGAGGCGTGTGATCAGGATGTTGCAGGGCATGTTAACCTGTCGAGATGTCACAGAGGGCACTGTAGCTTATCAACGTACTACTGAGACACTAGAGGTAGCTCGTAGGTCTGTTGAGGAGTATGAGTCTAGTACTAGAAGAGGTGGTCGTCATGTGCGTGGACGTGCATCATTTTCTTGA